The Catenulispora sp. MAP5-51 DNA window TCCGCTCCCTCGTCGACGCCGCCCGCACCACCGACGGGCAACCAACCGTCCCCCGTGCCCGGCTGCGCACTGCTTCCGGCCGATGGCTCGTCGCCCGCGCGGCACCGCTACGCTCTCGCGACGGCACCGGCAACGACGTCGTGGTCACCATCGAGGACGCCCGCCCTCCAGAGATCATCCCCCTCATCGTGGCCGCCTTCGGTCTGACGCCGCGCGAACAGGACGTCGTCCGGCTCGTCCTGCAAGGCCTGGGCACCACGCAGATCGCCAACGAGCTGTACATGTCGGCCTATACGGTCCAGGACCATCTCAAGACCGTCTTCGACAAGACCGGAGTCCGCAGCCGCCGCGAACTCACGGCCAAGATCTTCTACGACCAATACGCGCCACGCATGGGAAATCCCCTCGCCCCCTCCGGCTGGTTCGCGCAGGACACCCCCACGGCCAGCGCTCGGTAGCCACTACAAAGATCGGGTGCAGGGTCCTGATGTCCTTGAACCGGGCGGTACACAGCGCCAAGCTGCCGGTTGCGGCCGTAGGTGAGCACCGCAGGAACGTTCCCGGCGTCCAAGGCGCCCGGATCCCCTAGAACGCGGTGTCCATCGCCCCATGCCGCAGCAGGCCCACATCATCGATGCTGTCCGGGCCCGCGCACATCCCGGCGGGCGCTGATGATGCTCAGCGAATCAGACTCCGCATAATCGCTGCTGTGCGCGATGCCGTCGTGCTGGCCGCGAGGGCTCTGGTCTGTGACTTCCACTGCAAAGGCGTGTTTCTCGCTGGTACTCAGCACGATCCGCGTAGCTTGTCGTGCGCGATGCGCGTGGACGCGCCGCCGGCCCGGGTTGCACGGCGGCGCGTCGCGGCGTGTTGGTCACATGCTGCCGATGACGAGGTGGCTGTTAGAGACCGCCGACCTTGACGGGGAACTTCTCGATCGTGGCGATGGTGACGTCGGGGTTCTCCAGGTCAATGAGGTCGACAGGGTTCTGCAATTGGTACAGGTCTCCCCTGGGCGGGAATTGCGTCAGCTGCCCGACCAGTTTGGCCGGGTCCTTGGTGGTCAGGATCAGCGGCTCGTAAGCAGCGCGGGCACGCCCGTTCGAGGCTTGCGGATCATCGATCACCATGGTGAAGCTCAGTACCATGATCTGCTCGAATTTGGGCGGGAAGCTCTGGGTGAGCCGCAGGAGGGACTTCGGGTCGACGTCCACGTCGTTCTGCTCGATGGTGATCGAGCCCCCGGAGGCAGCACGGGTCTGGCGGCTCCCGGAGCCGCATGCGTCGGTGCCGTGCAGATGCAGGCCTCCCTCCACGACGGTGTCCGCGTCGGCGGCGGCGTCCTGAGCAATGACGTACTCGTTGACCGACCCGGCCACATGCGCGTGGCACTTCTCGCCGTTGAGCGTGAAGGTGAAGTCCCCCGAGAGTGGCTCGGTGTCCTTCTCCCCGACCGGCGGAAGCTCACTCGCTGCGGCGGCGCGTTGCGCCGGGCCGGCAGCGTGCGCCGGGGTCGTGGTGAACGCCAATAGTCCTGCGATCCCGAGCGCGCCGCCAGCCGCCGCACGCACGCCGGCATTCCTGAACCGTGTAGTCACTGGTGTCTCCTCCGAGATGATGTACCGAGATCAGCGATTCGATCATGGCGTTAGTGATCATTCGCCCGGCGGCGGCGCACTTCCGGGCCACCCGTTTGGGCGCAGGCCTCGTGGCCTTGCCGCAGGCCTCGGTACCGCCTCCGTGACCGCCGACGTCATCCTGCGCCGGCCGAGCCGACAGGCAGATCCCCGACGTCGCCGACCACCTCGCAACCATCACCGGAACGCGGCACGATCCCGAGGACCGCAAGAAGATCGGCGAAACCGTCACCTACCTGCGGAACAAGCACGACTACCTTCGCTACGACACCGCCCTGGCCAAGGGCTGGCCGACCGCCACCGGCATCGTGGAGGGCGCGGCCCGCCACCCGATCGCCGACTGGCTGGACATCACCGGAGCCCGCTGGTCACTGGCCGGTACCGAAGCGGTCCTGAAATTGCGGGCGTTGATTGCCAACGGCGACCTTGACACCTTCTGGGCCTACCACCTCAAACAAGAACACCAACGCAACCACCAGGACCACTACCAGCAGAAACACCAACTCACAGCCTGACCGGCGAAGTCGCTCTGCTTCATCTGCGCCCCGGCACGCCATCGGCCTACCGAGTGGGGTAGCCAAGGCGTGCGCCGGTAGAGAGTGATCAGCCGAGGACGACGGGTTCCCCGGTCAGTGCGACGCCCGCCTGCCGCATTTCGTCGATGGCGCTGTCGGTGGTGTCGCGGGCGACTCCGGCGGTGTAGTCAAGCAGGACCTGTACGGCGAAGCCGGCCTTCGCGCCGTCCAGCGCGGTGGCCTTCACGCAGTGGTCGGTCGCGATACCGACGACGTCGAGGTTGCTGACGCCGCGGGCGTGAAGCCAGTCGGCCATGGATGTGCCGTCTTCGGCCGAGCCCTCGAAGCCGCTCTTCGAGGCAGAGTGCGCACCCTTGTAGAAGACCTCGTCGACTGCCTCGGACTCAGCGACCGGCGCGAAGTCGGCATGGAAGTTGCCTCCCTCGCTACCGACCACGCAGTGCACGGGGAAGGAGTTCTGGAAGTCCGGGTGCTCCGAGAAGTGGCCGCCCGGATCGATGTGGTGGTCGCGGGTGGCAACGATGTGCGCATAACCATCGCCGGCCGAGCGTCGGACCAGGTCGGCGATGGCGTGGGCCCGGTCGGCGCCGCCCTTCACCGGAATACTGCCGCCTTCGCAGAAGTCTTTCTGCACATCGACGACGATCAGCGCTCGGCGCACAGGTGGTCCTTTCTTCGCAGGAATCCGTGCTTGGATGCCTACCCCCTGCCGCTATGGTCGGATGCCTCAAGGCCTGGTCGTTCACCCGATCGGCGGCGGTTCCAGGTCCTCGACCACCGAGTGACACATCAGTGATGATCTCGTTGTCGACATTCCGCGAGATCGCGCTGGGTCCTCCGAAGACGGTGAGCTGCGGGAGGGGATCGTGCCAGCCGATCAGCTGTGCAGCGACCGGACTGGACAGGTCGAGGGGGTCGGTCAGCAGAAGCGGCTGGGAGGCGTTGGCCTCGAACGGGCCCCCGCTCAGTGCGTCGGGGAAGTTCAGTGCCTGCGGCCGCCGCCATCAGCGCGGGCAGCGCGCAGCGGGCCGGACGCGGACTCCTGGTCCAGCGCAGACTCGGCGGGTCGCGCCTGCCCCGGGCGATCAGCCTCGGCCTGGGCTGGCCGTTCGCCCGGCCGGCCCGCACCCCCCTGATGATGTCAGCCGTCGTCGTCGGCGTGGCGACCGTGACACTGGCGATCGGCATGACGGGATCGACCCTCACGTTCGAGGGGCTCAGCCAGCGATCCGACCAGGTCTCCTTCACCACCGGCGACGGGAGCAGCCTGGGCGGTCCGGCGCCGATCCACACCGTCGCACAGATCATGGACATGATGCGCGCCCAGCCGGAAGTCACCCACGTGGCTGCCGACGCCCCGATCGCGACGCACATCGCGGGCTCAACGGCGAAGATCTGGGCCGGCGTCACCCGGGGTGACTACGGCGCGATCCAGGCCCCGCTCGTCCAGGGCCGCTGGGCGACCGCTCCCGGCGAGGTCACGGTGGACTCGGAATACCTGCACCAGTTCGGCTTCACGATCGGCCAGACGATCAGAATGCTGGACGCGAGCGGCAAAGAACTGCCCGAGACGATCGTCGGCGAAGCGCCCGGCTGGCACATCGCGACACCCGACTGGCAGTCCTTCATCGGGCTCAACGATCAGGGCCGCGCCATGACCTTCTACGTCGGACTCAGTAGAGGCACCGACCCCGCCGCCTTCATCGCAGCGGTCCAGCGCCAGGATCCCGGACTGCACGGCGCGGTCGAGGGCGGATCACAGACCACAGAGAAGATCATCATCAGCATCGTCTCGACCCTCACCATCATGCTTTCGATCGTGGCCTCGCTCGGCGTGTTGAACACCGTCGTGTTGAACACCCGCGAGCGCCGCCGAGACCTGGGCATGCTCAAGGCGATCCGCATGACCCCGCGCCAGGTGATCGCGATGGTCATGACGTCGACGGCACTCGGGGCGGTCGGCGGCCTGATCGGCGTCCCCCTCGGGATGCTCGCCCACCGGATCGTCATCCCCCTCACCGGACACGCCATCCACGACGACTTCCCGGACTCGATGCTGCACGTCTGGAACTCGGGCGCACTGGTCCTGCTGGCGCTGTCCGGCTCAGCGATCGCCGCGATGGGAGCCTTCCTGCCCTCGCTCCGGGCCGCGCGGGCACCGGTCGCGGAAGTGCTGCGAACTGAGTAGAAGCGGCAAGCCGGACAAGGCGCCGGCAGGGTGATCACAGCCCTGCCGACGCCGAAGGTGTTCGCCGAAGCGCGGTCGCCGCTCTCTCAGCCGGCGTCCACGCGCAGCCGCTGCCCCACAGCCCTGGTCACCATGACGGCACCGTCGGCCTGATGTGCAGAGGGGGCGTATCCAGCGAAACGCAGCGCGTCCAGGGCTGCGACCGGGCCGGCGGCTGACACCAGCACGGTCGGGGCGACGCGCCGCAGCGCCAGCGATCCCAAAGCCCGGTTCGCCTCGATCTCTGAGGCGAGGCGCTCATCGGCCGCCACGAGTACCACAGTCGCGGCGATCACATCGACCAGGCCGTGCACCCGGGCGGCATCTTTGACCAGGTACTCCAGTACTTGTGGGAGCGTGCCGGTGACGCTGCATCCCTTCAGGCGCGACAGCAGGCCCTCAGCGTCACCGCCACCGTCCAGGAACGCCCGGATCGAGGCGTCAGAGAACCGCCAGACCGCGGCTGCCCCGCTGGACTCCCGTCGCGCGCAACCGTCGAGCAACGCAGCAAGAGCGGCATTGGGCAGACCGGAGGCCACTGCGGTCAGGTCCCCCTGCAGCCGCACCTCGGACACGGCCGGAGGCAGGACTGATCCGAGGGCCTCCACGATCGGGGCAATCGCATCCTCGCCGACGTCTCCGGAGGCGAGATCGGCCACGTCGAAGCGGAACCATGGCGCCAACGCCCCCGCCACGACGACCCCCAGCACTTCGGCCTCGGCGAGCACCTGCGCCACTGCGAACGCCGGGTCGATCCACGGTTCGTCGTCGAACTCGTCGTGGACCTCACCGCACGAACAGGCCACAGCAGAGCCGGCCTCGCCGAAGCCCAGCATCAGCGGAAGATTCCACGCCGCACCCGCCTCCAACGACTTGGCCGCCGGCGTCCGCCCGACCGGAGCCGCCCGCAGCACGGCGAGCA harbors:
- a CDS encoding isochorismatase family protein: MRRALIVVDVQKDFCEGGSIPVKGGADRAHAIADLVRRSAGDGYAHIVATRDHHIDPGGHFSEHPDFQNSFPVHCVVGSEGGNFHADFAPVAESEAVDEVFYKGAHSASKSGFEGSAEDGTSMADWLHARGVSNLDVVGIATDHCVKATALDGAKAGFAVQVLLDYTAGVARDTTDSAIDEMRQAGVALTGEPVVLG
- a CDS encoding ABC transporter permease, which encodes MPAAAAISAGSAQRAGRGLLVQRRLGGSRLPRAISLGLGWPFARPARTPLMMSAVVVGVATVTLAIGMTGSTLTFEGLSQRSDQVSFTTGDGSSLGGPAPIHTVAQIMDMMRAQPEVTHVAADAPIATHIAGSTAKIWAGVTRGDYGAIQAPLVQGRWATAPGEVTVDSEYLHQFGFTIGQTIRMLDASGKELPETIVGEAPGWHIATPDWQSFIGLNDQGRAMTFYVGLSRGTDPAAFIAAVQRQDPGLHGAVEGGSQTTEKIIISIVSTLTIMLSIVASLGVLNTVVLNTRERRRDLGMLKAIRMTPRQVIAMVMTSTALGAVGGLIGVPLGMLAHRIVIPLTGHAIHDDFPDSMLHVWNSGALVLLALSGSAIAAMGAFLPSLRAARAPVAEVLRTE